In Flavobacteriales bacterium, one genomic interval encodes:
- a CDS encoding 2-C-methyl-D-erythritol 4-phosphate cytidylyltransferase codes for MERSAIIVAGGLGKRMGASIPKQFLLLKGKPLLCYSIDAFRAYNVTMQIVVVLPEAQIPIWKSLCIGHKFFTEHEIVAGGEERFHSVQKGLTKVTHNGVVAVHDGVRPLVDVGLIGRCFDGAKANGSAIPVVPISSSIREVMPEGSRAMDRTGFRIVQTPQCFRTDLLRKAFELPYDRAFTDEATLVERLGEPVHLVEGDDANLKITTPMDLRVAEGLVV; via the coding sequence CTAGGCAAACGCATGGGAGCCTCCATTCCGAAACAGTTCTTGTTGCTCAAGGGTAAGCCGCTGCTATGTTATTCCATCGACGCGTTCCGGGCCTATAATGTCACCATGCAGATCGTGGTCGTCTTACCAGAAGCGCAGATCCCGATCTGGAAAAGCCTTTGCATTGGTCATAAATTCTTTACAGAACATGAGATCGTGGCCGGTGGCGAAGAACGATTCCATTCCGTTCAGAAAGGACTTACCAAAGTCACTCACAACGGTGTGGTTGCCGTTCATGATGGCGTACGACCACTGGTAGATGTAGGTCTGATCGGTCGTTGCTTCGATGGTGCCAAGGCCAATGGGTCAGCCATTCCAGTCGTACCGATAAGTTCGTCAATACGGGAGGTCATGCCAGAGGGGTCCAGAGCGATGGATAGAACAGGGTTCCGCATTGTGCAAACCCCTCAATGCTTTCGTACGGACCTTCTGCGTAAGGCGTTCGAACTACCCTACGACCGAGCATTCACGGATGAAGCCACGTTGGTGGAGCGCTTAGGAGAACCCGTGCATTTAGTGGAGGGCGATGACGCTAACCTGAAGATCACCACGCCAATGGACCTAAGGGTAGCTGAAGGGCTGGTAGTGTGA